One Spinacia oleracea cultivar Varoflay chromosome 4, BTI_SOV_V1, whole genome shotgun sequence DNA segment encodes these proteins:
- the LOC110784548 gene encoding uncharacterized protein, with protein MWRLAICLVVNIVLLCCWRALADTEYVLYKDPKQSPSARAKDLLGRMTLEEKIGQMTQIDRTIATPEVMKTFTIGSVLSGGGSTPLPQATAQDWMNMVDGFQKSALTNRLGIPMIYGIDAVHGHNNVYNATIFPHNVGLGATRDPDLVKRIGAATALEVRATGIPYTFAPCIAVCRDPRWGRCYESYSEDHTIVQEMTDIIYGLQGEPPVSHKGIPYVGGKDKVAACAKHFVADGGTTGGTNENNTLTDMHGLLSIHMPAYSDSIIKGVSTVMVSYSSWNGVKMHANRDLVTGFLKNTLKFKGFVISDWQGIDRITTPPGANYSYSVLAGIQAGIDMVMVPYEFNEFIDDLTHLVKNNEIPMERIDDAVARILLVKFTMGLFENPFGDPSLANELGSEPHRDLAREAVRKSLVLLKNGKPGEAPVLPLPKRASKVLVAGEYADNLGYQCGGWTINWQGFTDNKSTRGTTILSAIKSAVDPSTELVYQGNPTGDFVKSNNFDYAIVVVGEPPYAETAGDSQNLTLADPGPTVINNVCGAVQCVVIIISGRPLVIEPYMNTIHALVAAWLPGTEGQGVADVLFGDHEFTGTLARNWFKTVDQLPMNKGDPHYDPLFDLNFGLKTVSLVTRSVSAAASGGSCILMITVSLLMSLYKLAL; from the exons ATGTGGAGGCTGGCAATTTGTCTAGTTGTTAATATTGTGTTACTATGCTGTTGGAGGGCATTGGCAGATACGGAGTATGTGTTGTACAAGGATCCAAAACAATCACCTTCAGCTCGAGCAAAAGACCTTTTGGGCAGAATGACTTTGGAAGAGAAGATTGGTCAGATGACTCAGATAGATCGAACAATTGCCACTCCTGAAGTAATGAAGACTTTCACTATTG GGAGTGTGTTGAGTGGTGGTGGCAGTACACCTTTGCCACAAGCTACTGCTCAAGATTGGATGAATATGGTTGATGGATTTCAGAAATCCGCCTTGACTAATCGGCTTGGAATACCTATGATTTATGGAATCGATGCTGTGCATGGACACAATAATGTGTATAATGCAACAATATTTCCACATAATGTTGGTCTTGGCGCAACCAG GGACCCTGACCTTGTGAAGAGGATTGGTGCTGCAACAGCTCTTGAAGTTAGAGCCACCGGGATTCCGTACACATTTGCTCCTTGTATAGCG GTTTGTAGAGATCCAAGATGGGGTCGCTGTTATGAAAGTTACAGTGAAGATCACACGATTGTCCAGGAAATGACAGATATCATCTATGGTTTACAAGGAGAACCTCCTGTATCACACAAGGGCATTCCTTACGTTGGTGGAAA GGACAAAGTTGCTGCTTGTGCAAAGCATTTTGTTGCAGACGGAGGGACAACTGGAGGAACCAATGAGAACAACACTTTGACTGACATGCATGGATTGCTTAGCATTCATATGCCTGCATACTCTGACTCTATTATCAAAGGTGTATCAACAGTCATGGTTTCGTACTCCAGCTGGAATGGAGTAAAGATGCATGCAAATCGTGATTTAGTCACTGGATTTCTGAAAAATACCCTAAAATTCAAG GGTTTTGTTATCTCAGACTGGCAAGGAATTGACCGGATTACTACACCGCCTGGTGCCAACTATTCATACTCAGTCTTGGCTGGAATTCAAGCTGGCATAGACATG GTCATGGTCCCTTACGAGTTTAATGAGTTCATAGATGATCTAACCCACCTTGTCAAAAACAATGAAATCCCTATGGAGCGTATTGATGATGCTGTAGCGAGAATCTTGCTTGTCAAATTCACAATGGGTCTTTTTGAGAACCCTTTTGGTGATCCCAGTCTAGCGAATGAGCTGGGAAGTGAG CCCCACAGAGATTTGGCAAGAGAAGCAGTGAGAAAATCCCTTGTTCTACTGAAAAATGGTAAACCCGGAGAAGCTCCAGTGCTTCCTCTTCCCAAACGAGCATCAAAGGTACTAGTTGCTGGTGAGTATGCTGATAATCTGGGTTATCAATGTGGAGGATGGACAATTAATTGGCAAGGATTCACTGACAACAAGTCCACAAGAG GAACCACCATCCTTAGTGCCATAAAATCTGCTGTTGATCCAAGCACTGAGCTGGTTTACCAGGGAAATCCTACTGGTGACTTTGTCAAGTCCAACAACTTTGATTATGCTATTGTTGTTGTCGGAGAGCCTCCTTATGCAGAGACTGCTGGAGACAGTCAGAATCTCACGTTGGCAGATCCCGGCCCAACTGTAATTAACAATGTATGTGGGGCTGTGCAGTGTGTTGTCATAATCATATCTGGCAGGCCTCTTGTTATTGAGCCATACATGAATACAATTCATGCCCTTGTGGCAGCATGGTTGCCGGGGACAGAAGGTCAAGGAGTTGCTGATGTTTTGTTTGGAGACCATGAATTCACCGGAACGTTGGCTAGAAATTGGTTTAAAACTGTAGACCAACTCCCTATGAACAAGGGAGATCCACATTATGACCCTCTCTTTGACTTGAACTTTGGACTCAAAACAGTGTCACTCGTCACTAG ATCTGTATCGGCTGCTGCTAGTGGAGGGTCATGCATTCTGATGATAACAGTTTCTCTATTGATGAGTTTATATAAACTTGCATTGTGA